A single Euwallacea similis isolate ESF13 chromosome 1, ESF131.1, whole genome shotgun sequence DNA region contains:
- the LOC136410303 gene encoding 26S proteasome non-ATPase regulatory subunit 5 has product MASDEKWFTSKLSNLSQEDLRISTLSELRDHLKALPHEETSRISNSLQLPVVFDCLNDSNSEQVDLACEVLSLCLSSLHLGESTTKYKTSLERALIHPYHTVKLMALKEIERSISNEEALCSLCEQSALINNIVLCLGDNNLGVAKKAADIIIALGNTVPGANKITSNEMLLQLERVMSINEVVRLRVYEIIITVSAESTYSFNTFKSAGLISKIIDELGSNDVLFKMNIIEILSQFVKSEHGYMFLDQIGVLNKIFSWINEDELTMQLCQPGILKFFGHVGHLKPRELLAKHPIVFDHLFSNIESSDLTLIGVSLDVIGYIGQTCQGKIALDSTGTKMEGIIRTISKLLPSLPTETRIRALNCIENLLCDSRLDIMQITEKWFRLLGAEPMEIITKYAKNPFSELRLAGLGVLNAISGQIWGQEAIKNTPGLVEFLLDRSIETIKDCKEAKYEIVKLLSQGQVFDRSTQERFEAFIKEGPFYVHAVTEVAIEGD; this is encoded by the exons ATGGCCTCAGATGAGAAATGGTTTACTAGCAAATTGTCTAATTTATCACAGGAAGATCTGCGAATTTCTACTTTAAGTGAGCTGAGAGACCATCTTAAAGCTTTGCCCCATGAAGAAACTTCCAGAATTTCCAACTCTTTACAACTTCCTGTGGTATTTGATTGCTTGAATGACTCCAATTC AGAACAGGTGGACTTAGCATGTGAAGTGCTCTCCCTATGTCTTAGCAGTTTACATCTCGGTGAAAGCACCACCAAATATAAAACCTCATTAGAAAGAGCACTTATTCATCCATACCACACAGTCAAACTTATGGCtcttaaagaaattgaaagGTCAATTTCTAATGAAGAGGCTTTGTGCTCCTTATGTGAACAATCTGCATTGATAAACAATATTGTATTATGCCTAGGAGACAATAATTTAGGAGTGGCAAAAAAGGCTGCTGATATCATAATTGCACTGGGAAACACTGTTCCTGGAGCCAATAAAATCACTAGTAATGAAATGCTGCTGCAACTCGAAAGGGTAATGAGTATAAATGAAGTTGTGCGGCTTAGGGTATATGAG ATTATCATAACAGTTTCAGCAGAATCTACCTATAGCTTCAACACATTTAAATCTGCGGgtctaatttcaaaaattattgatgagCTTGGGAGCAATGatgtgttatttaaaatgaatattatagaaattttgtCCCAGTTTGTTAAAAGTGAACATGGGTATATGTTTTTGGATCAAATTGGGGTTTTAAACAAGATATTTTCTTGGATAAATGAAGATGAACTTACCATGCAATTATGTCAGCCTG gaattttaaaattctttggtCATGTGGGGCATCTAAAACCTAGAGAATTGTTGGCAAAGCATCCAATAGTGTTTGatcatttattttccaacattGAAAGCAGTGATTTGACTCTTATTGGAGTTTCACTAGATGTGATTGGGTATATTGGTCAAACTTGTCAAggaaaaattgctttagatTCTACTG GAACCAAAATGGAGGGAATTATAAGAACCATTTCAAAACTTCTACCATCTCTGCCTACAGAAACACGAATTCGTGCTCTGAATTGTATAGAAAATCTCTTATGTGATAGTAGACTTGATATAATgcaaataacagaaaaatggTTCAGACTCCTAGGGGCAGAGCCCATggaaattattactaaatatgCCAAAAATCCTTTTTCAGAGCTGCGTCTAGCAGGATTGGGGGTTTTAAACGCTATTTCTGGGCAGATTTGGGGACAAGAAGCCATTAAAAATACTCCAG gTTTAGTTGAATTTTTGCTTGACCGAAGCATTGAAACTATAAAAGATTGTAAAGAAGCCAAAtatgaaattgttaaattgttATCACAAGGGCAAGTTTTTGATCGCAGCACTCAAGAAAGGTTCGAAGCGTTCATCAAGGAAGGGCCTTTTTATGTTCATGCAGTGACTGAAGTTGCTATAGAAGGGGAttag
- the LOC136419248 gene encoding GRIP and coiled-coil domain-containing protein 2-like, whose translation MESQESKKVNLEDLSREELLKKCKNLIALAQKAKISKESLQEENNNLREQLDKQLTNDATTELIDTLTNEKLSLVTQIEDLKLKNKHSEISYNSLLDRIQLLETENTSYHRQLKRLEDENEQLLSDMSTLEFQISELRKLDIKQKEELLELEKSNGDAVKDLQKKIAVSLEEVRKLNGNLKMKENEVLELSQELQAEKIISSSNKNEGNKNCDSHVKEINELKLKNDNFNQQLKDVENINDKLKDKVALYHSKLKKFILMSKEIKQEKNQVLQIFKAYTEQIKDWKEQLLTASQHLIMIVRDLQKENKSLKNETKIQIDLFEAENRKLKENLKTQNNIDALTESHKTEIDNLNISLNEYVRELALKTSIIEEATESIKVLEESKKLSETFQKQLVERNRELEQTSAALILSRKEVYTLNEALKRSMDTERRLADQSGEEILRLAQANKILEEKVTILKEELESVQKRIQVDNCTRIAEEGVPSTTPENDVNLKRENSELLLEMNQMNQALKERGEIISQLEAHCEEIKKKLQVYESQANRNVDSISEKEETIRALQSELQTLKQQSNIHNDSSKDIEIANLKIEITNLKEASHETSYAESENMSTSTISRSEEASRLKDLEGSWEERYGKLRTLAIKLKAKIRDQVNIIGQSEKEKEDLMKKQSHNVKTIQSLQNQMDELQDTLDQVKTENKQYLSKLNSVAETISKDKQLLVENEETISNLKKEIDVLSTEKQTVENWKKEVGAKVKTLRKELEAKNVLLKDAEGKILRLEEEIEKKAGQLKIEEESHKQTKNLLEQSSTESKRNSVLNLEMQDYERSVKELTLKIEKQNSEIGNLQTQLDLQKNTTNALREQNKTLEERIEEEEKLGNSTNQEINAYKKTISNLEDIVQQKEIKILDVTKLLETVRSENEELSTELSKVIAEHQKSLNLLKSERDQLRNQLSSTQQHLRDAQDVLKLREDELGAIKGDYETYKVRAQSVLKKSQNRDLGLEEKLSEELSSCREEIVKLREELKHVSEKLENQEINNKKLTFEKDRLTKLSLELETEVDELKIYNEQLSVKHQKALNEQAETIRNLKVHAETLSQCYRQQLSEQEVRHNREIIELQSRIEKTPSPETIPVHPNMPREEGEGSESIESNPALNNVHPIPLERLLDSKSDDEVVHLKKSLLEQESKVIHLTALLSDTEQDLAKHVQMNKVLKEEIRRQQRSVEREQHAENLEYMKNVVIKFVTLSSGDERTRLVPVLNTILKLSPEETQKLAMIAKGEPGLKAWANYLPLWSPNKPQ comes from the exons ATGGAATCCCaggaaagtaaaaaagttaacTTGGAAGACTTGTCAAGGGAAGAATTactcaaaaaatgcaaaaacctCATAGCTCTGGCCCAAAAGGCCAAAATTTCCAAGGAAAGTctgcaagaagaaaataacaatttgcGGGAACAACTGGACAAACAACTTACAAATGATGCCACCACAGAGTTAATTGATAcattaacaaatgaaaagtTGTCTTTAGTAACTCAAATTGAagacctaaaattaaaaaacaaacattcaGAAATTAGCTACAATTCATTATTAGACCGAATACAATTATTAGAAACTGAAAACACTTCCTACCATAGACAACTAAAGAGACTTGAAGACGAGAATGAGCAGCTCCTTTCTGATATGTCGACActggaatttcaaatttcagagCTTCGTAAATTAgacataaaacaaaaagaagaaTTATTGGAACTGGAGAAATCCAATGGAGACGCTGTAAAggatttacagaaaaaaatagcTGTAAGTTTAGAGGAAGTTAGAAAACTTaatggtaatttaaaaatgaaagaaaatgaGGTATTGGAGTTATCACAAGAATTGCAAgccgaaaaaattattagcagtagtaataaaaatgaaggCAATAAAAATTGTGATAGTCATGTTAAGGAAATAAATGAACTCAAgcttaaaaatgataattttaatcaGCAGTTAAAGGATGTGGagaatattaatgataaaCTAAAGGACAAAGTAGCATTGTATCACTCAAAACTTAAGAAATTCATCCTGATGtccaaagaaattaaacagGAGAAAAATCAAGTCTTACAGATATTTAAAGCATACACAGAACAGATAAAAGATTGGAAAGAACAGCTTTTAACTGCAAGCCAACATCTTATTATGATAGTTAGAGATCTtcagaaagaaaacaaatcaCTGAAAAATGagacaaaaatacaaattgacctatttgaagcagaaaataggaaattaaaggaaaatctaaaaactcAAAACAACATTGATGCTCTTACAGAAAGccataaaactgaaattgataACCTAAATATTAGCTTAAATGAATATGTCAGAGAATTAGCTTTGAAAACAAGCATTATTGAAGAAGCAACTGAAAGTATTAAAGTTCTTGAAGAAAGTAAGAAATTGAGTGAGACATTCCAAAAACAACTGGTAGAAAGAAATAGGGAGCTTGAACAGACATCTGCAGCTTTGATTCTAAGTAGAAAGGAAGTATATACCTTGAATGAGGCTCTAAAAAGATCTATGGATACTGAGAGAAGACTGGCAGATCAGTCTGGTGAGGAGATCCTTAGATTAGCCCAAGCTAATAAgattttagaggaaaaagtTACCATTTTGAAGGAGGAATTGGAAAGTGTTCAAAAAAGAATACAGGTTGATAATTGTACTCGAATTGCAGAGGAag gtGTACCTTCAACAACTCCAGAAAACGACGTAAATCTAAAACGTGAAAATTCTGAGCTTCTTCTTGAAATGAACCAAATGAATCAAGCCCTGAAGGAGAGAGGAGAAATTATATCTCAACTTGAAGCACACTGTGAGGAAATTAAGAAGAAATTACAGGTATATGAGTCCCAAGCAAACCGAAATGTAGATTCAATTAGTGAAAAGGAAGAAACTATTAGAGCACTACAGAGTGAACTGCAAACATTGAAACAGCAAAGTAACATACATAATGATTCATCTAAAGACATAGAGATTGCTAATTTGAAGAtagaaattacaaatttaaaagaagCTTCACATGAAACAAGCTATGCAGAAAGTGAGAATATGTCCACTTCCACTATTTCCAGATCAGAAGAGGCAAGTCGCTTGAAAGATCTAGAAGGATCTTGGGAGGAAAGATATGGAAAGCTTCGCACTTTGGCTATTaagttaaaagcaaaaatcagAGATCAAGTGAATATTATTGGACAatcagaaaaagaaaaggaagaTTTAATGAAGAAGCAATCACATaatgtaaaaacaattcaaagtCTTCAAAACCAAATGGATGAGCTTCAAGATACTTTAGACCAGGTTAAGACAGAGAATAAACAGTACCTCTCTAAGCTGAATTCAGTGGCAGAGACTATATCAAAAGACAAGCAGTTGTTAGtagaaaatgaagaaacgattagcaatttgaaaaaggaaattgatgTACTCAGCACTGAGAAACAAACTGTTGAGAACTGGAAAAAAGAAGTTGGAGCCAAAGTTAAAACTTTGAGGAAAGAACTTGAGGCTAAGAATGTATTGCTCAAAGATGCTGAAGGTAAAATCTTAAGGCTGGAAGAAGAAATAGAGAAAAAGGCCGGTCAGTTAAAAATTGAGGAGGAGAGTCACAAACAAACCAAAAATCTGTTGGAACAGTCCAGTACAGAAAGCAAAAGAAATTCTGTACTTAATTTGGAAATGCAGGACTATGAAAGAAGCGTGAAAGAGCTTACATTGAAGATTGAGAAGCAGAACAGTGAAATTGGCAACTTACAAACTCAACTGGATCTTCAGAAAAACACCACAAATGCGTTGAGGgaacaaaacaaaactttaGAAGAGAGaattgaagaagaagaaaaactaGGCAATTCTACTAATCAAGAAATAAACGCCTACAAGAAAACTATATCAAACCTAGAAGATATTGTgcaacaaaaagaaattaaaatactagACGTCACAAAACTGTTGGAAACTGTGCGGTCTGAGAATGAAGAACTTTCAACTGAGCTCTCGAAAGTTATAGCTGAGCACCAAAAATCGCTTAATCTTTTGAAATCTGAAAGAGACCAGTTGAGGAACCAATTATCAAGCACCCAGCAACACTTAAGAGACGCTCAAGATGTACTAAAATTAAGGGAAGATGAGTTGGGGGCCATTAAGGGCGATTACGAGACTTATAAGGTGCGTGCGCAGAGTGTATTGAAGAAAAGTCAAAACCGGGATCTTGGATTGGAAGAGAAATTAAGTGAAGAGCTCAGTTCATGTAGGGAAGAAATTGTTAAGCTGAGGGAGGAGCTTAAGCACGTTAG tgaaaaactggaaaatcaagaaattaacaacaaaaaactCACATTTGAGAAAGACCGTTTAACAAAACTTTCACTGGAATTAGAAACTGAAGTGGATGAgcttaaaatatataatgagCAGCTCAGTGTAAAGCATCAGAAGGCTCTTAATGAGCAAGCAGAGACCATTCGAAACCTCAAA GTTCATGCCGAAACTTTATCTCAGTGCTATCGCCAGCAGTTATCAGAACAAGAAGTGCGTCACAATAGAGAAATTATAGAGCTGCAAAGCCGAATTGAGAAAACTCCTTCCCCAGAGACCATTCCTGTGCATCCCAACATGCCTCGAGAAGAGGGAGAGGGATCTGAGAGTATAGAAAGTAATCCTGCTTTGAACAATGTTCACCCAATCCCCTTGGAAAGACTGCTGG attccAAGTCTGATGATGAGGTTGTGCACTTGAAGAAATCGTTACTAGAGCAGGAATCTAAAGTAATTCATTTAACGGCGTTGTTGTCGGATACGGAGCAGGATTTGGCGAAGCATGTTCAGATGAATAAGGTGcttaaagaagaaattagaAGGCAACAGAGGTCTGTTGAAAGAGAACAACACGCGGAGAATTTAGAGTATATGAAAAATGTAGTTATTAAG TTTGTTACATTAAGTAGCGGCGACGAAAGGACTCGGTTGGTCCCAGTATTAAATACAATACTAAAATTAAGCCCTGAAGAAACGCAGAAACTGGCCATGATAGCGAAAGGCGAACCAGGGTTAAAAGCATGGGCAAATTACTTACCTTTGTGGTCTCCTAATAAACCGCAATAG
- the LOC136408222 gene encoding elongation factor 1-alpha-like, whose amino-acid sequence MGKEKTHINIVVIGHVDSGKSTSTGHLIYKCGGIDKRTIEKFEKEAQEMGKGSFKYAWVLDKLKAERERGITIDIALWKFETAKYYVTIIDAPGHRDFIKNMITGTSQADCAVLIVAAGTGEFEAGISKNGQTREHALLAFTLGVKQLIVGVNKMDNTEPPYSEARFEEIKKEVSSYIKKIGFNPAAVPFVPISGWHGDNMLEASDKMPWFKGWTIERKEGKAEGKTLIEAFDAILPPSRPTEKPLRLPLQDVYKIGGIGTVPVGRIETGILKPGMVITFAPVGLTTEVKSVEMHHEALQEAVPGDNVGFNVKNVSVKELRRGFVAGDSKNNPPKGASDFTAQVIVLNHPGQIANGYTPVLDCHTAHIACKFAEIKEKCDRRTGKTTEENPKSIKSGDAAIVNLVPSKPMCVESFQEFPPLGRFAVRDMRQTVAVGVIKQVNFKDTAGKVTKAAEKAQKKK is encoded by the exons ATGGGTAAAGAGAAAACTCACATCAACATCGTCGTAATCGGACATGTCGATTCTGGCAAATCCACCTCCACCGGTCATTTGATCTACAAATGCGGAGGGATCGACAAACGCACCATTGAGAAATTTGAGAAAGAGGCCCAGGAAATGGGCAAAGGATCCTTCAAGTATGCCTGGGTCTTGGATAAGCTGAAAGCCGAAAGAGAGCGAGGAATTACCATTGATATTGCCTTGTGGAAGTTTGAGACTGCTAAATATTACGTGACAATTATCGATGCTCCTGGGCATAgggattttataaaaaatatgattacTGGGACTTCTCAAGCTGACTGTGCAGTTTTGATTGTTGCTGCTGGAACTGGGGAGTTTGAGGCAGGGATCTCCAAAAATGGGCAAACAAGGGAGCACGCCCTTTTGGCATTTACTTTAG GTGTGAAGCAACTGATAGTGGGAGTAAACAAGATGGACAATACAGAACCTCCTTACTCTGAGGCCCGTTTCgaagaaatcaaaaaagaaGTGTCTTCATATATCAAGAAAATCGGCTTCAATCCGGCCGCGGTTCCATTTGTCCCGATTTCCGGGTGGCATGGGGACAACATGCTGGAAGCCAGCGATAAAATGCCGTGGTTCAAGGGATGGACAATTGAGCGTAAAGAGGGCAAAGCGGAAGGCAAAACTCTAATTGAGGCTTTTGACGCCATTCTACCTCCATCTAGACCCACCGAGAAACCTTTAAGGTTACCTTTACAG gatGTTTATAAGATTGGTGGAATTGGAACAGTTCCAGTAGGTCGTATTGAAACCGGTATTTTGAAACCTGGAATGGTCATAACTTTTGCTCCAGTTGGATTAACTACTGAGGTGAAGAGTGTGGAGATGCACCACGAGGCTCTCCAGGAAGCGGTGCCTGGCGATAATGTTGGATTCAACGTAAAGAACGTTTCAGTTAAGGAATTGAGACGTGGTTTTGTCGCTGGAGATTCGAAAAATAATCCACCTAAAGGGGCCTCTGATTTTACGGCACAG GTTATAGTTTTGAACCATCCAGGACAAATAGCGAATGGATACACTCCAGTCTTGGATTGTCACACAGCTCATATCGCTTGCAAATTCGCTGAAATAAAGGAGAAATGCGACCGTCGTACTGGAAAAACCACCGAAGAGAATCCCAAGTCCATTAAATCTGGCGATGCGGCTATAGTAAATTTGGTACCTTCGAAGCCGATGTGTGTGGAATCTTTCCAG GAGTTTCCTCCTTTGGGTCGTTTCGCTGTCCGCGACATGCGTCAAACCGTTGCAGTGGGGGTGATAAAGCAAGTGAACTTCAAAGACACTGCTGGTAAAGTCACGAAGGCCGCGGAAAAGGCCCAGAAGAAGAAATAA
- the LOC136408212 gene encoding elongation factor 1-alpha-like codes for MGKEKTHINIVVIGHVDSGKSTSTGHLIYKCGGIDKRTIEKFEKEAQEMGKGSFKYAWVLDKLKAERERGITIDIALWKFETAKYYVTIIDAPGHRDFIKNMITGTSQADCAVLIVAAGTGEFEAGISKNGQTREHALLAFTLGVKQLIVGVNKMDNTEPPYSEARFEEIKKEVSSYIKKIGFNPAAVPFVPISGWHGDNMLEPSDKMPWFKGWAIERKEGKAEGKTLIEALDAILPPSRPTEKPLRLPLQDVYKIGGIGTVPVGRVETGILKPGMVVIFAPVGLTTEVKSVEMHHEALQEAVPGDNVGFNVKNVSVKELRRGFVAGDSKNNPPKGASDFTAQVIVLNHPGQIANGYTPVLDCHTAHIACKFAEIKEKCDRRTGKTTEENPKSIKSGDAAIVNLVPSKPMCVESFQEFPPLGRFAVRDMRQTVAVGVIKQVNFKDTAGKVTKAAEKAQKKK; via the exons ATGGGTAAAGAGAAAACTCACATCAACATCGTCGTAATCGGACATGTCGATTCTGGCAAATCCACCTCCACCGGTCATTTGATCTACAAATGCGGAGGGATCGACAAACGCACCATTGAGAAATTTGAGAAAGAGGCCCAGGAAATGGGCAAAGGATCCTTCAAGTATGCCTGGGTCTTGGATAAGCTGAAAGCCGAAAGAGAGCGAGGAATTACCATTGATATTGCCTTGTGGAAGTTTGAGACTGCTAAATATTACGTGACAATTATCGATGCTCCTGGGCATAgggattttataaaaaatatgattacTGGGACTTCTCAAGCTGACTGTGCAGTTTTGATTGTTGCTGCTGGAACTGGGGAGTTTGAGGCAGGGATCTCCAAAAATGGGCAAACAAGGGAGCACGCCCTTTTGGCATTTACTTTAG GTGTGAAGCAACTGATAGTGGGAGTAAACAAGATGGACAATACAGAACCTCCTTACTCTGAGGCCCGTTTCgaagaaatcaaaaaagaaGTGTCTTCATATATCAAGAAAATCGGCTTCAATCCGGCCGCGGTTCCGTTTGTCCCGATTTCCGGGTGGCATGGGGACAACATGCTGGAACCCAGCGATAAAATGCCGTGGTTCAAAGGATGGGCAATTGAACGAAAAGAGGGCAAAGCTGAGGGTAAAACTCTTATTGAGGCTTTGGATGCCATTTTGCCTCCATCCAGACCCACCGAGAAGCCTTTGAGATTGCCTTTACAG gatgTTTACAAGATTGGTGGAATTGGAACAGTTCCAGTCGGGCGTGTCGAAACGGGCATTTTGAAACCCGGAATGGTAGTTATTTTTGCTCCAGTTGGATTAACTACTGAGGTGAAGAGTGTGGAAATGCACCACGAGGCTCTCCAGGAAGCGGTGCCTGGTGATAATGTCGGATTCAACGTAAAGAACGTTTCAGTTAAGGAATTGAGACGTGGTTTCGTCGCTGGAGATTCGAAAAATAATCCACCTAAAGGGGCCTCTGATTTTACGGCACAG GTTATAGTTTTGAACCATCCAGGACAAATAGCGAATGGATACACTCCAGTCTTGGATTGTCACACAGCTCATATCGCTTGCAAATTCGCTGAAATAAAGGAGAAATGCGACCGTCGTACTGGAAAAACCACCGAAGAGAATCCCAAGTCCATTAAATCTGGCGATGCGGCTATAGTAAATTTGGTACCTTCGAAGCCGATGTGTGTGGAATCTTTCCAG GAGTTTCCTCCTTTGGGTCGTTTCGCTGTCCGCGACATGCGTCAAACCGTTGCAGTGGGGGTGATAAAGCAAGTGAACTTCAAAGACACTGCTGGTAAAGTCACGAAGGCCGCGGAAAAGGCCCAGAAGAAGAAATAA